One window of the Leptolyngbya sp. CCY15150 genome contains the following:
- a CDS encoding ATP phosphoribosyltransferase regulatory subunit, whose amino-acid sequence MTYQPPVGARDLFPLDVAQKVWIEARLQQVFHQWGYHRIITSTLERLDTLMAGGAIDQSTVIQVQGAEEQGLGLRPEFTASIARAAVTRMAGMTFPYRLYYNANVFRRPSAASYNRQQEFFQAGVELLGQDGVGADAEVLLLLSDCMRKLGMQQWHLLIGEAGLSRSLLSVFPERLRSEVRRAIAHLDRMALEALPLSDELRDRALLLLDLRGKPEDVLQTVSQLDLEDDQRRIIENLKVLVDLLQDSFQAQPDQAHPSLILDLSLMQTFDYYTGIVFEAVNWGESGQRILGQGGRYDQLLGLYHPQGDSAPGVGFSLNIEDLHHVMLTNDRLPLEIPANHWLVVPQSPAAYATAFTHAQALRDAIAPDEPQRVEVDLMDRGSPEAVRAYARQQHIEQIAWINAAGDLTVEQLA is encoded by the coding sequence ATGACTTATCAACCTCCCGTTGGAGCCAGGGATCTATTTCCGCTGGACGTGGCCCAAAAGGTTTGGATCGAGGCGCGGCTGCAGCAGGTTTTTCATCAGTGGGGCTACCATCGCATCATTACCTCAACCCTAGAGCGCCTAGATACGCTGATGGCTGGGGGAGCGATCGATCAATCCACGGTGATTCAAGTCCAAGGTGCGGAGGAGCAAGGGCTGGGTCTGCGTCCAGAATTCACGGCGTCCATTGCGCGGGCAGCCGTGACCCGCATGGCCGGCATGACCTTTCCCTATCGTTTGTACTACAACGCCAATGTCTTTCGGCGACCGTCGGCCGCCAGCTACAACCGTCAGCAGGAGTTTTTCCAGGCTGGGGTGGAGCTGCTGGGGCAAGATGGCGTGGGGGCCGATGCGGAGGTGCTGCTGCTGCTGTCGGACTGTATGCGTAAGCTGGGTATGCAGCAATGGCATCTGTTAATTGGAGAAGCGGGGCTGAGCCGATCGCTCCTATCGGTGTTTCCAGAACGCTTACGATCAGAGGTGCGGCGGGCGATCGCTCATTTAGATCGCATGGCCCTCGAAGCGCTGCCCCTGTCGGACGAGCTCCGCGATCGGGCTCTATTGCTGTTGGATCTACGGGGCAAGCCAGAAGACGTGTTGCAAACCGTATCCCAGCTTGACCTAGAGGATGATCAGCGCCGAATTATTGAGAACCTCAAGGTTTTGGTAGACCTGCTGCAGGATAGCTTCCAGGCTCAGCCCGATCAGGCCCATCCGTCGCTGATCCTAGATCTCAGCCTCATGCAAACCTTCGACTATTACACCGGCATTGTCTTTGAGGCAGTGAACTGGGGCGAGTCAGGTCAGCGCATCTTGGGGCAAGGGGGCCGCTATGACCAACTGCTGGGGTTGTACCATCCCCAAGGCGATAGCGCTCCAGGCGTAGGCTTTTCCCTGAATATCGAAGACCTACACCATGTCATGCTCACCAACGATCGCTTGCCCTTGGAAATTCCCGCGAACCATTGGCTGGTGGTGCCCCAATCCCCCGCGGCCTATGCAACGGCGTTCACCCATGCCCAGGCGCTCCGTGACGCGATCGCTCCCGATGAACCGCAGCGGGTGGAAGTGGATCTCATGGATCGAGGCAGTCCGGAGGCCGTGCGCGCCTATGCCCGTCAACAGCACATTGAACAAATTGCCTGGATCAATGCCGCCGGTGACCTGACGGTTGAGCAATTAGCCTAG